The genomic window CTCTTCTGCTATTTGCTCTGCTATAAGACCCATATGGATGTTGTCATAGGGATCCCACAGACCATCAAAGACCATACCATCTATAACCTCGCCTGTTCCCATCCTGTATCCAAAGCGAGCCTTTGGTAGATAGTAGGGAACCATAGACATGTTTTCCATTCCACCTGCTATAACTATCTGAGAGTCACCAAGCATTACAGAGCCTGCAGCAAGCATGATGGCTTTTAGTCCAGAACAACAGACCTTGTTTATTGTCATTGCAGGAATGGTTACAGGCAAACCTGCATAGATGGATGCCTGCCTTGCTGGTGCCTGACCAACACCTGCTGAGACAACATTACCTATAATTACCTCATCCACATCTTCAGGCAAAAGGGATGTCTTTTTTAGGAGTGCTTTGATCACCTCACTTGCCAAAATAGGGGCTTTGATGGTGGATAGGCCACCACCAAAGCTACCAAAGGGGGTTCTTAGGGCTTCTACTAAATAGACCATTGGGGGGCTCCTTTAACTTAAATTTTTAAGTAATTCTTTTGCTATCACAACCCTTTGAATTTCATTGGTGCCTTCATATATTTCAGTCACCTTTGCGTCCCTGAAAAATCTTTCAATTCCATAGTCCTTTATATATCCGTACCCTCCAAAAATCTGGATAGCCTCT from Hippea jasoniae includes these protein-coding regions:
- a CDS encoding thiolase family protein, with the protein product MVYLVEALRTPFGSFGGGLSTIKAPILASEVIKALLKKTSLLPEDVDEVIIGNVVSAGVGQAPARQASIYAGLPVTIPAMTINKVCCSGLKAIMLAAGSVMLGDSQIVIAGGMENMSMVPYYLPKARFGYRMGTGEVIDGMVFDGLWDPYDNIHMGLIAEQIAEE